In one Bacillus sp. PK3_68 genomic region, the following are encoded:
- the terS gene encoding phage terminase small subunit — translation MAERYVLAEKDYVKGMKYKDIAEKYEVSINTVKSWKKRYGWNRNRGAPSEKSVHTKKRGAPKGNINAKGNKGGAAPKGNQNAVTHGFFSKFLPEETLEIMESLNERSPADLIWDQIQIQYAAIIRAQKIMFVESKEEMIKELKKKKDADFSEEREWEFQFAWDRQATFLNAQSRAMAELRNLIRQFDELAHVDDERRLKLEQMTLNIQKTKAEVDKLASDDDGPIEILIKRKSEDS, via the coding sequence ATGGCTGAAAGGTATGTATTAGCGGAGAAAGATTATGTCAAAGGCATGAAATACAAAGACATTGCCGAAAAATACGAGGTATCTATCAACACGGTAAAGTCTTGGAAAAAGCGTTATGGATGGAATCGTAACCGGGGTGCACCCTCTGAAAAAAGTGTGCACACAAAAAAGAGAGGTGCACCCAAAGGGAATATCAATGCCAAAGGCAATAAAGGCGGGGCTGCTCCTAAAGGAAATCAGAATGCTGTGACCCACGGCTTCTTTTCTAAATTCCTTCCAGAAGAAACATTGGAGATCATGGAAAGCCTCAATGAACGATCACCAGCTGATTTGATCTGGGATCAGATTCAAATTCAATATGCTGCTATTATCCGGGCCCAAAAGATTATGTTTGTTGAAAGTAAAGAAGAAATGATTAAGGAGCTTAAAAAGAAAAAGGATGCTGATTTTTCGGAAGAGCGAGAATGGGAGTTTCAGTTCGCCTGGGATCGTCAAGCGACTTTCTTAAATGCGCAATCAAGAGCCATGGCAGAGCTTCGCAATTTGATTAGGCAATTTGATGAACTGGCCCATGTTGATGATGAACGCCGCTTGAAGCTTGAACAAATGACTCTTAATATCCAAAAAACGAAGGCTGAAGTTGATAAGTTGGCCAGTGATGATGACGGGCCAATTGAAATTCTCATCAAGCGAAAGAGTGAGGATTCATGA
- a CDS encoding bifunctional helix-turn-helix transcriptional regulator/GNAT family N-acetyltransferase, with the protein MKNVEDKTVKEFRRFNRFYTNVLGFLNEHIYDSPFSLTETRILYEIYNSHNCTAKKLQEHLGLDRGYVSRIIKKFEKENIIYKQKCKEDGRNYLVYLTTSGVDIYKNLEKKANQQVEYILKGIDDKTRGELIDSMQVIECILSQNLNSKGSTIFIKDSYTPEDIKIMIEKQRAFFMDTYGWDDTFLDYLYKTFEGDIEKIWIAESDGDFVGCVGLVKHDEKTAQLRWFLVETAFRKGGTGTKLIHNLIDYCKEKRYERVFLWTVSNITAARALYEKFGFKITEVKEEQMLWGQKLVEERWDLML; encoded by the coding sequence ATGAAAAATGTTGAAGATAAAACGGTGAAAGAGTTCAGAAGATTTAATCGTTTCTATACAAACGTTCTTGGTTTTCTGAATGAACATATATATGACAGTCCTTTTTCTCTAACAGAAACGCGTATTTTATACGAAATTTACAACAGTCATAATTGTACTGCTAAAAAGCTGCAAGAACATTTAGGGTTAGATCGGGGATATGTAAGTAGAATTATAAAAAAATTTGAAAAAGAAAATATTATTTACAAACAAAAATGTAAAGAGGACGGTCGCAACTATTTAGTGTATTTAACAACATCGGGAGTAGATATTTACAAGAATTTAGAGAAAAAAGCTAATCAACAAGTGGAATATATTTTGAAAGGCATAGATGATAAAACTAGAGGGGAACTTATAGATTCGATGCAAGTCATTGAATGCATTTTATCCCAAAACCTTAATTCTAAAGGGTCAACAATCTTTATAAAAGACTCTTATACTCCTGAAGATATAAAAATTATGATTGAAAAACAACGAGCTTTTTTCATGGATACATATGGATGGGATGACACGTTCTTAGATTATCTTTATAAGACGTTTGAGGGGGATATTGAAAAAATTTGGATAGCTGAAAGTGATGGAGACTTTGTAGGTTGTGTTGGATTGGTCAAACATGATGAGAAAACAGCACAACTGCGCTGGTTTCTTGTAGAGACCGCTTTTCGAAAAGGAGGAACCGGAACTAAACTGATTCATAATTTAATTGATTATTGTAAAGAAAAAAGGTATGAACGTGTATTTCTCTGGACTGTGAGTAACATAACTGCAGCTCGCGCCTTATATGAAAAATTTGGATTCAAAATTACGGAGGTTAAGGAAGAGCAAATGTTATGGGGGCAAAAGCTTGTAGAAGAACGATGGGATTTAATGTTATAA
- a CDS encoding LuxR C-terminal-related transcriptional regulator codes for MNKKEIEKILKDYHWMMNSIRILRESLNDAGERVVRQYGPDSDMPKAKGRTSDPVYQEYLRREKRWKKVHEYERKIQLLQQRLYAIKNEREIEVLHWLLEGKSYRWIAMHLGLSHSHIRRLREKIIEQLAEYVPNVPDVPKDTILPEHHSAC; via the coding sequence ATGAATAAGAAAGAAATAGAGAAGATTTTAAAAGATTATCACTGGATGATGAATTCGATAAGAATACTCCGTGAGTCCTTAAACGATGCTGGTGAACGCGTGGTCCGTCAATATGGCCCCGACAGTGATATGCCGAAAGCAAAAGGAAGAACTTCTGATCCTGTTTACCAGGAATATCTTAGACGAGAAAAGCGATGGAAGAAGGTCCATGAATATGAGAGAAAGATTCAGCTTCTTCAACAGCGGCTATATGCTATTAAGAATGAGCGAGAAATTGAAGTACTGCATTGGCTTCTGGAAGGAAAGAGCTATCGCTGGATTGCGATGCATCTGGGACTCTCTCATTCTCATATCAGACGGTTGAGAGAGAAAATTATAGAGCAACTTGCAGAATATGTTCCGAATGTTCCAGACGTTCCAAAGGATACGATTTTGCCAGAGCATCATTCGGCTTGTTAG
- a CDS encoding DUF3954 domain-containing protein, producing the protein MKNSNLKITAEIDLMENAAYVVIDGQLTKVTPKQFGEDTIIWKDGKVFDVIRSQRVRMSGQEVI; encoded by the coding sequence GTGAAAAATTCTAACCTTAAAATCACAGCAGAAATCGACTTAATGGAAAATGCAGCGTATGTAGTTATCGACGGACAATTGACGAAAGTGACGCCTAAACAATTTGGAGAAGACACAATCATCTGGAAGGATGGTAAGGTGTTTGATGTGATAAGAAGCCAGCGGGTTCGAATGTCTGGTCAGGAGGTTATTTAG
- a CDS encoding aspartyl-phosphate phosphatase Spo0E family protein codes for MITQESPEELITRINNVRSLMISTGMSKGLNDYETLKYSEELDKLINEYQLTALS; via the coding sequence GTGATTACGCAAGAATCGCCTGAAGAATTAATCACTAGGATTAACAATGTACGTAGTTTAATGATTTCAACTGGCATGAGTAAAGGTCTCAATGATTATGAAACCTTAAAATACAGCGAAGAACTGGACAAGCTTATTAATGAATATCAATTAACAGCCTTGTCCTGA
- a CDS encoding DUF1064 domain-containing protein yields the protein MRKARSKYGSKKVVVDGITFDSKAEARYYAHLKRLQANEQILFFRTQPRYLLQEAFTKNGVTHRKIEYVADFEVHKKDGSIEVIDIKGVETEAFKIKRKLFEFKYPHILSLLAYSPDHEGFLPTEEYQDYVSKKQKMRRRKPVKDIQ from the coding sequence TTGAGGAAAGCGAGGTCAAAATATGGTTCTAAGAAAGTGGTGGTGGATGGCATCACGTTCGATAGCAAAGCCGAAGCAAGGTATTATGCGCATCTGAAACGGCTGCAGGCGAATGAGCAAATTCTTTTCTTCCGCACCCAGCCGCGGTACTTGCTCCAAGAAGCTTTCACGAAGAATGGGGTAACGCATCGGAAAATTGAGTATGTGGCCGATTTTGAAGTGCATAAGAAGGACGGCAGCATTGAAGTGATAGACATCAAGGGAGTGGAAACAGAGGCTTTTAAGATTAAGCGGAAGCTGTTTGAGTTTAAATATCCTCACATATTGAGCTTGCTTGCATATAGTCCGGATCATGAGGGGTTTTTGCCGACGGAAGAGTATCAGGATTATGTGAGTAAGAAACAGAAGATGAGGAGGAGAAAGCCTGTTAAGGATATACAGTGA
- a CDS encoding ATP-binding protein yields the protein MARRFISIAEVMADLQAKANQRMTYTENWKKPEERGAVKYECAICKDTELVYYQEAATNGLMYEFAKPCECRERKAWRRRFKQSMIPEEFTQANFENYETSSPVQKDMLELTKRYRSLFKVVKQGDEKKKIIPAYNFGLIAVFGEQRLKEMPASERAALKQKHNNFGIGKTHLQIALSKQLIKEGFNVLVVSDVSFMEELMQAKKMDDEGETYHRLLNGALSADVLIWDDIGKVSWTEARERMYYTIINERYRKQKPIVFNSNEDRGTLADKIGYAAASRLIGECGEYLLETEGIDWRLKR from the coding sequence GTGGCCAGAAGGTTTATCAGCATCGCAGAAGTTATGGCCGACCTACAAGCAAAGGCAAATCAACGGATGACGTATACCGAGAACTGGAAGAAGCCAGAAGAGCGTGGGGCGGTTAAATATGAGTGTGCAATTTGCAAGGATACAGAGCTAGTTTATTACCAAGAAGCAGCCACTAACGGCCTGATGTATGAATTTGCTAAGCCTTGTGAATGTCGTGAGAGAAAAGCCTGGAGAAGACGATTTAAACAATCCATGATTCCAGAGGAGTTTACTCAAGCGAACTTTGAAAACTATGAAACCTCATCACCGGTTCAAAAAGACATGCTGGAATTAACAAAAAGATACAGGTCCTTGTTTAAGGTCGTTAAGCAAGGTGATGAGAAAAAGAAAATCATTCCGGCTTATAATTTTGGCCTGATTGCCGTTTTTGGAGAACAACGGCTGAAAGAAATGCCTGCTTCGGAAAGAGCAGCATTGAAACAAAAGCATAACAATTTCGGAATTGGCAAAACACATTTGCAGATAGCTTTGTCTAAACAGTTGATCAAAGAGGGATTTAATGTGCTCGTTGTCTCGGATGTGTCGTTCATGGAAGAGCTTATGCAAGCCAAGAAGATGGATGATGAGGGAGAAACCTATCATCGCCTCTTAAACGGGGCTTTATCGGCAGATGTACTCATTTGGGATGACATCGGGAAAGTAAGCTGGACAGAAGCGCGTGAACGAATGTACTACACGATCATTAACGAGAGATACCGTAAGCAAAAGCCGATTGTTTTTAACAGTAATGAAGATCGAGGGACGCTGGCTGACAAGATTGGATATGCAGCGGCGAGTCGACTAATTGGAGAATGCGGAGAATACCTATTAGAGACAGAAGGAATAGATTGGAGGTTAAAACGATGA
- a CDS encoding DnaD domain protein, whose amino-acid sequence MNYIKEINAFYDWLEINELSPSAINLWYALMHINNKAGWTETFTVAESVLCVKTGLTDRTLRKVRNELKQKGRIDFISRKGKAPIYKMISFERTENNSELPQRSENISALRSAVSAEVRSVPSSGVSSALIKLNKTKQKDKEDEEDKRALVNPFQFYEQEGFGQLSGFVADKLGSLVDDYGESLVLHAMGEAVLYGARNLKYVESILKNPNKKRGEESGQKVYQHRRSYGRPTSKGKSTDDVYRELEEARRAWGG is encoded by the coding sequence GTGAACTACATTAAAGAAATAAACGCATTCTATGATTGGCTCGAAATAAATGAACTGTCACCATCAGCAATTAATTTATGGTACGCACTCATGCACATAAATAATAAGGCTGGATGGACAGAAACATTTACGGTGGCTGAATCGGTGTTATGCGTTAAAACAGGATTAACAGATCGCACCCTCCGAAAAGTGAGAAATGAGTTAAAGCAAAAAGGACGAATCGATTTTATTTCTAGAAAAGGAAAAGCACCTATTTACAAGATGATCTCTTTTGAGAGAACGGAAAATAATTCCGAACTTCCTCAAAGGTCGGAAAATATTTCCGCACTTCGTTCCGCAGTTAGTGCCGAGGTTCGTTCCGTACCTAGTTCCGGAGTTAGTTCCGCATTAATTAAACTAAATAAAACTAAACAAAAAGATAAAGAAGATGAAGAAGATAAGCGCGCATTGGTTAATCCTTTTCAGTTTTATGAACAAGAAGGGTTTGGACAGCTTAGTGGCTTTGTAGCGGATAAGTTAGGGAGCCTAGTTGACGATTATGGAGAAAGCTTAGTCTTACATGCTATGGGTGAAGCGGTCTTATATGGGGCTCGCAACTTAAAATACGTGGAATCTATCTTGAAAAATCCTAACAAAAAACGAGGTGAAGAGAGTGGCCAGAAGGTTTATCAGCATCGCAGAAGTTATGGCCGACCTACAAGCAAAGGCAAATCAACGGATGACGTATACCGAGAACTGGAAGAAGCCAGAAGAGCGTGGGGCGGTTAA
- a CDS encoding PD-(D/E)XK nuclease-like domain-containing protein, translating to MLQTWTLTKENYHSIEADQQFFSVSQFKSFIECETKTMAELKGAYQEPHSNTLLVGSYVHAAFESNETFEQFIEENNGAIFKSRGGKYSDFETADRMIETLKADPFAMFALEGEKEEIYTAHLFGADWKIKVDSIHHGRRTFSDLKTTQDLYKRYWSVKYDNWVSFVEAWDYVLQMALYRRVLQEATGSTYTPYIVAVTKENPPNKAVLHFDETRFDFEYEYIEMKMERLIEVKAGKVDPIRCEKCDYCRMTKQLNDTIEVGELIWQ from the coding sequence GTGCTGCAGACATGGACTTTGACCAAGGAGAACTATCATTCGATTGAAGCAGATCAACAATTCTTCTCTGTTTCACAGTTTAAAAGTTTTATTGAGTGTGAGACAAAAACAATGGCGGAGTTAAAAGGGGCTTATCAAGAGCCCCACTCCAACACCTTGTTAGTCGGTTCCTACGTTCATGCAGCGTTTGAAAGTAACGAGACATTTGAACAGTTTATTGAAGAAAACAACGGAGCAATCTTCAAATCACGTGGCGGTAAGTATTCAGACTTTGAAACAGCGGATCGAATGATCGAAACATTAAAAGCAGATCCTTTCGCTATGTTTGCGTTAGAAGGGGAGAAAGAAGAAATTTACACAGCTCACTTATTCGGAGCAGATTGGAAGATTAAAGTGGACAGCATTCATCATGGCCGCCGGACATTTAGTGATTTGAAAACAACACAAGACCTCTATAAACGGTACTGGTCAGTTAAGTATGATAACTGGGTTTCCTTCGTGGAAGCTTGGGATTATGTGCTTCAAATGGCTTTGTATCGAAGAGTGTTACAGGAGGCTACAGGAAGTACATATACACCTTATATCGTTGCAGTAACAAAGGAAAACCCACCGAATAAAGCGGTGCTGCATTTCGATGAAACTCGCTTCGACTTCGAGTATGAATACATTGAAATGAAAATGGAGCGACTGATCGAAGTGAAAGCTGGAAAAGTAGACCCTATTCGTTGTGAGAAATGTGATTACTGCCGAATGACCAAACAGTTAAATGACACGATAGAGGTTGGCGAGTTGATCTGGCAATGA
- a CDS encoding helix-turn-helix transcriptional regulator, whose amino-acid sequence MTIKPSAEVGEAVRNLLIEEDMTNEQMALDLNISKQLVSHYKNDRRKMQRDIAKQSIRVYEDSPEYIGELLYEFSDGYTSPVLKGPAIERHRLALEANAEREITEALNKIQTVCLAKPPNIIDEHEKEGIAQMMDELLEARAFIDNLNMMLEKEYGIPIKKRIKKLLPQWKAKGWLL is encoded by the coding sequence ATGACGATCAAACCGTCAGCAGAAGTCGGAGAGGCTGTAAGAAACCTGCTGATAGAAGAGGACATGACAAACGAACAAATGGCACTAGATCTCAATATTTCGAAACAGTTGGTTAGCCACTACAAGAATGACCGCAGGAAGATGCAGCGGGACATTGCTAAACAATCAATTCGAGTATATGAAGACAGCCCAGAATACATAGGGGAACTGCTCTATGAGTTTTCCGACGGTTACACTTCACCGGTTTTAAAAGGACCAGCTATAGAAAGGCATAGGTTGGCACTAGAAGCAAATGCAGAAAGAGAGATAACTGAGGCTCTTAATAAGATACAAACAGTCTGTTTAGCTAAACCGCCTAACATTATTGATGAGCATGAAAAAGAAGGCATTGCACAAATGATGGACGAGTTGCTTGAAGCCAGGGCATTCATCGACAACTTGAATATGATGCTAGAAAAAGAATATGGCATTCCAATTAAAAAGCGGATTAAGAAGTTGCTGCCTCAATGGAAGGCAAAAGGGTGGCTGTTATAA
- a CDS encoding helix-turn-helix domain-containing protein, whose amino-acid sequence MTRQTMTVQEAADYLGVCTDTIYNMVREKEIPHFRVRRRIFFTTAAIDDWIRQQEQQVVS is encoded by the coding sequence ATGACCCGCCAAACAATGACCGTCCAGGAAGCTGCTGATTATCTCGGCGTATGTACGGACACAATTTACAACATGGTCCGAGAAAAAGAAATCCCGCACTTTCGGGTACGTCGCCGAATCTTTTTTACTACAGCAGCTATTGATGACTGGATTCGTCAGCAAGAGCAACAAGTAGTTTCTTGA
- a CDS encoding helix-turn-helix transcriptional regulator produces the protein MKNTWLVEKRNEKELSHQEIADLVGIDRSYYTKIENGLRPSVKVAKSIANHLDFDWTLFFNDFCAKNAQKELTKEVS, from the coding sequence ATGAAAAATACATGGTTAGTTGAAAAAAGAAATGAAAAAGAATTATCACATCAGGAAATAGCAGACTTAGTTGGTATTGACCGTTCTTATTATACTAAGATCGAAAATGGCTTGAGGCCAAGTGTTAAAGTAGCAAAATCAATTGCTAATCATTTGGATTTTGATTGGACGCTTTTTTTTAATGATTTTTGTGCAAAAAATGCACAAAAGGAACTAACTAAGGAGGTAAGCTAA
- a CDS encoding helix-turn-helix transcriptional regulator, whose translation MEYGERLKKLRNERGISQQEFADRLKINRSTYARYELGKTQPDFETLQKIADYYSVTIDFILGRSDNTNTQTNDEKEMKEFFSNPKLNLFFKEMKESPEEQLEELREIWEVIKKRKKEK comes from the coding sequence ATGGAATATGGAGAGCGCTTAAAAAAGCTAAGAAATGAAAGAGGTATATCTCAGCAAGAATTTGCAGATAGATTAAAGATTAATCGCTCCACTTATGCGCGGTATGAGCTAGGTAAAACACAGCCTGATTTTGAAACCCTCCAGAAAATAGCCGATTATTATTCTGTCACAATTGATTTCATTCTGGGCAGATCAGACAATACCAATACTCAAACTAACGACGAAAAAGAAATGAAGGAATTCTTCAGTAATCCTAAATTGAATTTATTCTTTAAAGAAATGAAAGAGTCTCCAGAAGAGCAGCTAGAGGAGCTACGAGAAATTTGGGAAGTTATCAAGAAGAGAAAAAAAGAGAAATGA
- a CDS encoding DNA-processing protein DprA, giving the protein MSLIWIALSKVKGLGSKRLISLYNSFPDLSFEFLINSQNFPLLEKHIKTNSILEQVTDRFYMKSLMQKAEDMVNQHYAQGVKVVTINDEFYPKNLKRIDDPPMYLFCKGNLDLLKEDNTIAVVGTRKPTEIGVRSAKRVSSIFSKMGYVIVSGLALGIDTAGHEGALRVNGKTIAVLAGGLDKIYPKENTGLAQDILNKNGLLISETPIGGRTFKQSFVLRDRIQSGLSLGVCPVQTDVIGGTQHTIKFSKQQKRLLFCPIPTEEEKPQNRGIYKLLNDKEAEVLKAEDDYARLDKLMQEVKRSLHSRAESNKEKSKTYLEETNIFHNHFEGATEELKASSTEKLDEALDKVCEIAIELKVELNVLIRKLEDRYFKL; this is encoded by the coding sequence TTGTCATTGATTTGGATAGCTTTAAGTAAAGTTAAAGGTCTTGGTTCTAAAAGGCTAATAAGCTTATATAACAGTTTCCCAGATTTATCTTTTGAGTTTTTGATAAACTCACAAAATTTCCCTTTGTTGGAAAAGCATATTAAGACAAATTCAATTCTAGAACAAGTTACAGATAGGTTTTATATGAAAAGTCTTATGCAAAAAGCTGAGGATATGGTGAATCAACATTATGCGCAAGGAGTAAAAGTTGTCACTATTAATGATGAATTTTATCCTAAAAATCTCAAACGAATTGATGACCCTCCGATGTACTTATTTTGCAAGGGTAATTTAGATTTGTTAAAAGAAGATAATACAATTGCAGTTGTTGGAACAAGAAAACCTACAGAAATTGGAGTTAGATCAGCAAAGCGTGTTTCCTCTATTTTTTCAAAAATGGGGTATGTTATTGTTAGCGGATTGGCACTCGGCATTGATACTGCTGGACACGAAGGTGCTCTGAGAGTAAATGGAAAAACAATAGCTGTTCTGGCTGGAGGTCTAGATAAAATATATCCTAAAGAAAATACTGGTCTTGCTCAAGACATTCTAAATAAGAACGGACTTCTTATTTCTGAAACACCAATTGGTGGAAGAACATTTAAGCAGTCTTTTGTTTTAAGAGATAGAATTCAAAGTGGATTAAGTCTAGGGGTCTGTCCTGTTCAAACAGATGTAATAGGAGGAACTCAACATACTATAAAGTTTTCGAAACAACAAAAAAGGTTGTTGTTTTGTCCAATTCCTACAGAAGAGGAGAAGCCACAAAATAGAGGGATATATAAACTTCTTAATGATAAAGAAGCAGAGGTTTTGAAGGCAGAGGATGACTATGCTCGACTTGATAAACTGATGCAAGAAGTTAAAAGGAGTCTACATAGTAGAGCAGAATCCAATAAAGAAAAGAGTAAAACCTATTTAGAAGAGACGAACATTTTTCATAATCATTTTGAAGGAGCAACAGAAGAACTCAAAGCTTCTTCAACTGAAAAGTTAGATGAAGCTTTAGATAAAGTTTGTGAAATAGCTATAGAACTTAAAGTTGAACTAAATGTTCTGATTCGCAAACTTGAAGATCGTTATTTTAAATTATGA